Genomic window (Spirosoma sp. KCTC 42546):
CAGGTACGTTAGTGCATGGACGGCTTCATTGCTTCGTTAGACGTGAGATGGATTTTTGTGGCGAGTCGTAGTATATCGCCCTGCTCACAGTATTGGTTGGCTATTCTTGAAAATCGTTGCCCTTTGCATACAGCTCCGTTCGCATTTCGACCAGGATCTGATTGATCCGATCAACATCGGGTCGGTTTGGGAGGAAGCTTCTGGCGGCTGCAGCGTCAATTTGTACTACTTTTTGTTCGGCCTGACTAATGAGGTCGTCGTAATCGAAAGCACCCGCCCGGATTTTTAGTAGATCTGCTCGATTTGGCCGACGTACCAGTACCTGGCCTGTTTCCAGAATTTCGAAAGCCATATCCAGCAACCGAAACGTGTGCATCATATTTTTAGCGTCGTAATTTTTTCCATGCTCGATGGTATTCTGGTAACGAGCGTCGTTCCGTTTCTCAACCCAGTCCCAATACTCGCGGTAATCTTTGCAATAACTGGAATAGCCGTCGTGATTGACGTACAGATAGGTTTCGGGCTCCCGATCTTTGGGGACGCTACTGAGGGAGACTTCGGCGGAATCGATACCAGAAATGAGGCCCTGAAAGCCTAATTTGGCTGTTTCGTCGTAAAATAAGGCATAAACATCGCGGGCGTGTGGAACGTTTACCAGGCCGCAATTTTCGGATTGTCCACCCCGATCAGCTAGCCAGTCCAGAACGGGAATCGACCCTTGCCCACGTACTACATAGCAGAAGTTGAGCAGTGATTTACGCTCCTTCGGCATTGGATTCAGTATCTTCTTGTTCAGTCCCCGCGCTTTTTTGATCTGGCTGATGGCGTAGCCTGCAAACGTATCCCGGCACAGTTTCGATAGAAAATCAGCGGGCTGCAGACGATCAACTACAGGGTGCTTGTAGATAATGCAATCGTCAGGCGCGCAGAGTAGTTCGAGAATATTGGGATTGTTTTTAGATAGCAGTTCGACAAACCGACGCAGCTCGTAGAAAATAACGTCGTTTTTGTCATCGTTCACCTGCTCCACATAACGTAATCCGTATAGATCAGCCTGGGGCAGGACAAACACGCCCCGTATGTCCGTGTCAGACGTAGGCAGATCCGTTCCGTAAGCACGGCTTCCACTAATGCATTCGAATACAATAAGGTTACGATTGCGGAGATCCTGAATTGTCATAGTGAATGTATAGGTTTTGACAGGATGAACCGGATAAGACAGGATTGTAACTCTTGGAGTCCTGTCTTATCCGGTTCATCCTGTCAAAAAACGAAAACCCTATAAAAAAGATAAGGTTCCCTGAACATTGCAGAGAACCCTATACTGACTATTCCTAAACCCTTAACCTTTTCTACATGAAAAACTAACTTTTACTCTTTTCTGTTCCAAATACCTGACTAATTCGGCATTTATTCCAAATTACTGAATTTCAGGCATTTCGCTGGTTGGTTGATTGGCATTCCAGATAAAATTAATCATCCGGGTTGTATGGTCAGCCTGGTTCATCCAGCGATTGGCGTTTGCATCTTTGTGCTTGGCCAGTTTATTAGTTAGCTGAGCCGCAGCTTCGTTGAATTTTGCACGGTCGGTAGCACTGAGAGTCAGCACAGCGGCCGGGTTTTGGTTGTACAACGAGACAACGCTCATAAAGTTTTGCCAGTTGGTAGTATTTACAAACTTGGCAACGTTTTGTTCGATATACGAAGCAAAAAGCTTCTGCGAACCATTGACAAGCATAGTACTTGCCGGCTTGTTGGCTGCCGGGCTATCATCAGTGTTGGTGGTGGTAGCCGCGTTTGCCTGTGAAATCACTAACCCTAATCCAAGAATTACTGATGCAAAGATAACACGCGTTTTCATTGATTTGTTCTATTTGGTTTTGATTACTGAACGCACAAATGTCTATAGAAATTCCTAAACTGCAAAGGCCCATATAGGGCCTTTGCAGAATATTATTCCGAATATAATGCTGAATTTATGCCTTTTTTTTGATTGATAGCTTATTTTTACCTTAAAAACCAAATCATATATTGGTTTGCGGGTCATTGATATCTATAAAATATGTCTTCGTAAAATTATAAAATTCTTTAAAAAGTTATATCATTGGTTGTAATTATTCATAGCATTCTGTATGCCCATAGTACAAAAACTGAGTGCGGCATTACCAGCCCGGTCCAAATAGTCTGGTAACTGGATCATTTCATCTTCCGGAAACTCCCCTAATACGAAATCAACCTGCCTACCTTTCGAGAAATTATTGCCAATTCCAACCCGAAGCCGGGCGTATTCCTGGGTGTTCAACACGTCATCGATGCTTTTCAAACCGTTATGTCCACCTGGCGACCCTTTGGGCTTCAGGCGAAGCTTACCAAACGGTAAATCTTTATCGTCGGTGATAACCAGGATGTTTTCGACAGGAATGTTCTCCTGCTTCATGTAATACAGCACAGCCTTACCGCTGAGGTTCATATAGGTGGTTGGCTTTATGAAAAACAACTGTTTGCCTTTATACTGCCATTTGGCGGTATAGGCCAGGCGAGTCATTGAGAAAGTAAAGCCATGTTGTGCGGCCAGCCGGTCGAGAACCATAAAGCCAGCATTATGACGGGTAAGTGCATACTCAGGGCCAATGTTGCCCAGTCCAACAATCAAAAATTTCATAACTAGTCAATTCAGTAAGGCTACTGACTCGCGATAGGTTGTTTGGGTGCCATCGGGAAACTGGCAGTCCAGTCGGTAGATATAGACACCAACCGGGGCAGCCTGGCCATTCAGTTGGCCATCCCAAAGTGGTTCACCACTTAATAGCACAAAATTAGCACGATTATAAATCACTGCGCCCCAGCGATCATAAACCGTAAACCGGGAAATGGTTAGCGATGGAAACGTGAAGTACAGCGTGAGCGCATCGTTGTGGTTGTCCTGATTGGGAGAAAATGCCGTGGGTAGGTGAACGAGGTTGGCACAGTCGAGCGAAACAAGAACTGGTTGGGAAATTGCGCAACCCTGATTATCACGGATCGTCAGCGTATAAGCCCCGCCACTCAGGCCTGAAAATGCGGTTGTACGCTGAAATAGGTTCCCATCCAGCGAGTACTCATCCAGTTCTGTCGTCCGTGTTGAGCTAATAAGCAGAGTCCCATTCTGCTGGCCACAGGCTGCACCGGTTATCCGCACATCCACTGGTTGCGGCCCTGTACTGGCAGCCACGCTAACCGACTGACTGACTGTACAGCCCGCACTGTCCCGGACTGTAAGTAAATACGTACCGGCTTTTAAGCCGCTAAAATTGGTGCCGGGCTGGAATGTCTGGTTATCGATACTGTATTGGATCGGTTTTGTACCTCCCGATGTGCTCAGCGTTACCTCGCCATTGGCTTGCCCACAGGTCGTGGATATAGTAGTAGTAGTCAAAATAACCATCGGCTTGAAAGCCGGTACACTTAGTGCTCGATTCACTTCACAACCGTTCGCATCGCGTACCCGAAAGGTATAGGTTCCTCCTGCCACCTTCGTAAATAGCGGACTTGCCTGAAATGAAACTCCATAGTCGATGGAGTAAATCAGAGGAGCTTTGCCACCCGAAGCCACCACACTTACTTCCCCATTGGCCGTTTCGCAGTGAGGGGGTGTACTTTTTAGGCTGGTAATAGTTGGAGCGGTATCGGCCGTAATCGTAACGGGTTGTGCTGCCTGACAACCCGCAGAATCTTTGGCAACCACCGTATAGGAACCGGGATTAAGGCTGGTGAACAACGGAGTTGACTGAAATGCGCCCCCGTTCAGGCTATACTGCCAGCCCGTTGAGCCCGAAGCGACCACTTCTATCGATCCGTTCGTTTTGTCGCAGCCTGAATTGGTAGACGTTGCTTTGATGGTAGGTTCGATAACCTCAACCGTGATAGGGACGGGCGGACTTTCGTTTTGGTAGAGTGTCTGGGTAATATAAAATGTTGTGGTCTGCGATACTTTGGGCGTATAGCTATTCCCTGTTGCCAGTAGATTTGTTCCCGAAGCCGATGAATACCAACGAATGTTTTTACCCGTAACCACTAAATTGATGGGGATGCCTTTGCAGGTAGTATGCCTGGATTTTAGCACAATTCGATACAGCTCCACCTTGCCACCCGCTACATCAGTACAGGTCGTGCCATTCACAATGTTCTCGTAGGTACCAATCAGACTTTCGTCAATAGGGTTGTAGGTTACAGTGCCTCGCCAGAAACAAATATTTTTAACGGCTGTGCTGCCATTTTTGTCTGACTCGCTAAACGTTACTGTTGAGCCCGAGATATCTCCTTTTATATAAGCAACTCCGCCAAACGGCACCGACGGATTCGATGTTTGAGCTGTACCACTTAATGTAAAAGTAGCTTGATTGATTTGGAGCGCATAATTATAGATAATCTGCTTGGGGTCAGAGGGGTACGTTACGCCGAGCCAGAAGCCACCAATAGCTGGTTGTGCTATGCTTTTGAAAAAAACAAGCCCGAATACCAGTAAAAATCCAAGTGTAAAGCTTCGGTTCATAGCCATGGTTTGTGCAGTACACAAACAGATCAATCGCACTGCTAAGGTAGGTAGAATTAAGGAATAGGTATATTTTTGACAGGATTACAGGATGAACAGGATTTTGTCAGCAGAGAAATCCTGTTCATCCTGTAATCCTGTCGATAAAAGAAACTTGCCTTCGCTGCACAATTAAGTAACGACTACCGACTATTACGACTTCCTGACTATTTTTACTTCATGAACCAACAACGCCTGATTCTGTCTAGCCCGCTACTCGAAATAGTAATTAGCCGGTTGGCCCAGCAATTAATAGAAACGTACCAGGATTTTGCCGATACCGTTCTTCTGGGCATGCAGCCCCGTGGCATTTATTTTGCCGAGCGGGTTGCCCGCGAACTGAACCGGGCGCTAGGTCAAACGGTGCCGCTGGGGTATTTAGACGCTACTTTCTACCGCGATGATTTCCGCCGACGCGATACCCCGCTGCGTCCCAATACAACCCATGTTCCATTTATCATTGAAAATAAACGAGTCATTCTGATTGATGATGTGCTGGCCACCGGCCGGATGGTTCGGGCGGCACTCGATGCCATGACTGCCTTTGGACGACCGAGGAAAGTTGAACTCCTGGTGCTGGTTGACCGTCGATATAATCGGGACTTACCCATAAAACCCGATTATACCGGCAAGCGTGTTAACACACTTGAATCGCAGCAAGTGTTAGTTGAGTGGACCGAACAGGGAGCCGACGCTGACCGTATCTGGTTAGTGGGTTGATCCAAAACTCTTGTTAAATTGACGCTCTGTTTAGCCTGATGGAAATACTCAGTTTGTATTCTTTATGTTTGAGTATATATAGCTAGTAATCTGAAGGAAACAGTTAATGATAATATTTTAATAATTAAGGGCTTAATTAGACCATTTCATGCAACTTGTAGAAATAGGGATTGGCAAGTTTTTTGTAATTTAGCAGACCGTAACTAATTCTATGAGACGTCTGCAACGACTATTCGTTTTCTTTTTTGCCCTAAGCATTTTCTGTAATACAGTACAAGCGCAGACTGAGTATACGGTTACCGGACTGGTAACGGATGCTCATACCGGGGAACCCATACCGTTTGCCAGCGTTGCCCTGCTTGGCCGCCGGAGCGGTACGCTTACCGATGAGAAGGGTCGCTATACACTGAAAGTTAAAATCCTGTCAGACTCATTAGCCGTGAGTTCCATGGGGTATAAAGCCCTACGGCAGGCTATTGATCCCGAACGCCCGTCGCAGGCGGTTGATTTTAAACTTATGCCCGCCGGTACGGCTTTGCAGGAGGTGACCGTACGGGCGGGCGAAAACCCGGCCTGGCGCGTGCTTCGGCAGGTACGGAAAAATCGCTCCATCAATGATCGCAAGCGACTGGCCGCTTATGAATATGATAGCTACGTTAAAACCGACATTGCCTTAAGTCATGTAACGGAACGAATGCGACGTAATCCGCTCATCAAGCGGATCAACGAAGCTATGAGTAAACAGGATTCGATCGTTGATGATGAAGGGCATCGCTTATTACCGTTACTGGCCTCTGAGTCCGTGTCGCGCTATTATTATAGAACTGGTCCCGAACGAAAACGGGAAGATATCCGAAAAACACGAATTAAAGGGGTAGCCGTCGATGACGCCGGGCTTAGTTCGCAGTTGCTGGGCGGAACGAACTTAGTGAGCCAGAATTTCTACGACAATTACATTCCCATTCTGGGTAAGGATTTTGCCTCACCCATTGGGGATAACTGGAAAAACTGGTACGAGTTTTTTCTGGCCGATACCACTCAGATTGGCGACCATATCTGCTACGAAATTCAGTTTGACCCCAAACGAAAGGAAGATCTGGCGTTTATCGGGAAAGCCTGGATCGACACAACTACATTTGCCCTTTGCCAGATCGAAACCAAAATTGGTCAAGGGGCCAACCTGAACTATGTGCGTGCCCTGACCATTGAGCAGGAACTGGAATCCACCACCGACTCCACAGCGGGCGCTTCGGGTACGGCGGGCTGGTTGCCGGTAAGTATTAAGCTGTCGGCTAGCCTGACAGGGGTGGGAAAACAATCATTGGGGTTACGAGCTCAGGTGAGCCTTCGCAACAGCAATATCATTGTGAACCGACCCCGGCCAACAGGCTTTTATGAACAGCCCATTGAACCCAGCGATACGGTGGCTACCAGCAATGATGCCTACTGGCATTCCGTGCAACGGAATCTTGCGGGATCGGATTCGTTGAGTAAAGAAGACCAGAAGACGCGCCAGATAATCGACAAACTGCGGGCCGTACCAGCGGTGAAGATGGCTGAGGCTGTGGGGCAGGTGGCCATCACCGGTTTTTATAAACTTGGAGGATTTGATCTGGGACCCTATCCCTATCTGTTCGCCGTAAATAGTGTTGAAGGCCTGCGGACCCGAATCGGGTTTCGAACCAATGAGCAATTCAGTCGTAATTGGGTACTACGAGGCTATTTAGCCTACGGTACATTGGATCATGAATTCAAATACGGTGGCGAAGTCGATTATCTATTCTCACGGCAGCACTGGACTGTGGCGGGTGTTCGCATTGCGAATGACCTGGAGCGTTTAGGACTAACGCCTGAGTTGATTGGAGGTAATCGGATTTTCTACGCCCTGAGTCGCTTTGGACGGTATCGGGGTGGCTATCAGAGCTATCAGAAAGAAGTTTTCTTCAAAACCGAGCCTGTCAAAGGGATTTTACTAACGGCTATGTTGGGTAGTCGGACATTCAACCCACTTTTCCCATTTCATTATAGGCTGGATCCTGGGTTGGGTGAACAGTCACCTTTGCGGTCCGATATTGACGATGCCTACTGGTCAATTGAAGCGCGCCTTGCCCGCAAAGAAAAATACATCATGGATGGTAACGAGCGGATCACACTGGGCACCAAACGGGCACCTGTTCTTACGATTCGCTACACACGCGGTTTGAAAGCACTCGGAGGTGAATACGACTACCACCGGATTACACTACGGGCGCAGCAGTCCCTGCGGCTAGGGGCACTTGGCCGGATGACCTATTTGCTGTCGGCAGGGTATACGCCTTCTGTTATGCCCGCTCCGATGCTGTTTCCGCACATTGGTAACCCAACTCCATTGCTGACGACTAATACCTTTAACCGGATGCAGTTCTATGAATTCGTGAGTGATCGGTTTGTGGCCGTTCACGTACAGCACCGGTTTGAAGGATTGCTATTTAACCGTATACCAGGTATCCGAAAACTGAACTGGCGATTGATTGCCAATTTTGATGCACTCTGGGGTAGTTTGTCAAAGGAGAACCAGGCAGTGGCGAGTGTTAAACCGTTGCCAGATGGCGTAAGACCCATTTATTTTGGTGCTCTCGACGGTGCTAAACCGTATATGGAAGTTGGTTACGGAATCGATAACATCTTTAAACTCATTCGGATTCAGGCCATCCACCGGTTGAATTACCTGGATGATGGCCCAAATGGCATTCCGCTTAATTCGTTTGCCCTAAAAGCATCAGCAACGCTTAGTTTTTAAGTACTCATTTCCCCATCCATTTCTTAAACTCCATGGCCCGTTCGCGGCTTACCAGCACTTCGTCGTCGGGGGTAGGGCGGAGGGTTAGTTTGAGTTTGTTGTTAAAGTACGAATGAACCTGCTGAACGGAGCTGATCTCGACAACAAACTGCCGGTTCGCGCGGAAAAACTGAGTGGGTTCCAGCATCGCTTCCAATTCATCGAGCGTATAATCGACCGAAAACTTCTGGTTGGCACGGGTACGGAAGAGACTTACACCGTCTTCGGAATAGAAATAAGCAATGTCGGCTACGTCGATGGGTAGCCACTGAGACAGGTGTTTGACTAAAAAGCGTTTCCGATACTCGGTGGGTTGGATCTGCTGGCGAAGCTGCTGAACCAGGGCGTTGATCGTAGCCGTTCCCATTGGCTCTACCGCTGGTTGCGTAACTAACCGTCGTTGTTTAGCTAAACTAGCTTCCAGTTCCTGCCGTTTGATGGGTTTGAGCAGGTAGTCGATGCTGTTGACCTTGAATGCCTTCAGCGCATACTCATCGTAGGAGGTCGTGAAAATTATGGGCGACTCGACGGCTGTCTGTTCAAATATCTCAAAACTCTGCCCATCGGCCAGTTCAATATCCATCAAAATCAGATCAGGAGCGGGGTTATCCTGGAGCCAGGCCACCGATGCCCGTACGCTGGCCGTTGTGCCAACGATCTGTAGCGTAGGGTCAACATCCTGCAACAATTTTGTCAGCTTGCGGACCGCTAATTCTTCATCTTCAACGATCAGTACATTCATAATCAAACGCGTTTATCAAGTCTCGCTTTTATAGTCTATTAAATGTAGCCATTACTAGGCTTGTCTGCCAGCAGTCTTTTGAATGAAACCGCAAAATCAGGGGGTGAATTTGCATAAACTACTCCTGAACTGTAGGGTGTTTTTTTCTGAACGGTCAGGAAAAGCATCATTCACTTGAGTTCCTCACTAAGGTTGATTCTACAGAATCCATATGGGTATCAGGCGGCAGCGCTTACCAATTTCTCCGAACTGATTAGTGGTAAGGTTACTGTAAAATAAGGTGCTTCGTCCACCACATCTACATCGCCCACGCCCAGCAACCGATACTTATTGATAATGTTACTCAACCCTACCTGATTCGATACCGCATGAACCGCTTTGCGTTGCAGGTTATTCTGCACCACCAGCCTGCCATCGTCGCGGGTTTCGATACGGATATGCAGCGGCTGCTCAGGTAAAATAACATTGTGCTTTACGGCATTTTCCAGCAATAGTTGCAGCGTCAACGGGGGGAGTTGATAGGTGTAATAGTGCTCACTGATAACTTCCTCTAGTTGAAGGTGTTCGCCATGGCGGGTTCGTAATAAGTGGAAATACGATCGGGTAAATCTCAGTTCCTGATCCAGCGTTGCCAGTTCAGTTTCGTTGGCTCGTAACAGGTACCGATAAACACTACTCATTTCATCAATGAATTTCTGGGCCTGATCCGGGTCTTCTTCAATCAGCGAAGAAAGCGAGTTAAGCGCATTGAACAGGAAATGTGGACTGATTTGCCCTTTGAGACCATCAAGCTGGCTCCGTAAGTTAGCCTGCTGAAGTTGATCTGCTTCCCGAAGAGCGGCATCCCATTGTTCGAAGGTATAAATGCTTTCATGAACTATATTGACAAGTAGGTTGCCTATAGCACTGATAATGAGCGTCCATTGAAGGTGAGTTTCATTGAATACGTAGCCTGGAAAGTGTACCCAGGCATAGCCATAGAAAAAGCCAAGAATCATGGTCGAGGACATAACGACGTGAATACTCCAGGCAAGGCATAAGCGCAGGGCCGTTTGTCGGATATGCGGAAATCGTTTTCGAAGCCAGAGGGCAGGAACCGCATGCAGGAAGTAGGCGGGTGTCCAGAAAATGATGATACTGATGGTAGCGGGCAAGAATACATTGATATCCTCGAAATAAGCAAAACCAAACAGGGCATAATTGAGTAAACCGAAATAAACGGGTAGAATATACAGCGCGATACGGGTGTCCTGTTGAGTGAAAATGTTCAGGTTCACGGGTGGTCAGCTGGCTAAGAGGTTAAGTTCGATCGAATGCTGCGTCGTCAGTGGTAGTGTAACACTGAATAGTTGGTCGTTGTCGAAGATGTACAAGGAGGGTAAGCCCAGGGCCGAAAACTGGGCCGCTAGCTGGCCCAGCCCTCCTGATGGTGTTGCCACCTGCACTAATTTTCGCTGGAGCAGGTTACTCACCTCAAGTCGGTTGCCTGCTAAATAACGAACTGTAATGGTTAGCGGATTATTCGTGGATAAACTGTTATAGCGAATGGCATTATCGACCAGTATTTGTAAGGTTAATGGCGGTAATAGCAGATCAGATGCGGCTGGGTTTGTCTCAATATGCCAGCGTAGAGCGGCCCCATAACGCTCATTGAGTAAATACCGATACGCATCCAGAAATGCTAGCTCATCGGTTAATGATACCAATGAGCGCTGGCCCGCCTGAAGCATGTAGCGGTATACACTCGCCAGCTCGTCCAGAAATGCACCAGCCCTACGACGGTCTTCGCTAATCAGAGCCGATAATGAGTTCAGACTGTTAAACAGAAAGTGCGGATTTACCTGATTTTTCAACTGGGCTAACTCATTCAGTAACCGATTTTTCTTGACTGCTTCGGCTTGCTCCACAGCTAATCTGTACTGCCGCAAATTGTAAGAGCCCTCGTAATAACTGCCAACGACTACCACAAAAAATAACGCCATGGCCACCGGGAGCAGATAATCGTCGGGAAAAATAGGTTTCGGGATACGACCACTCGGGTCGAGCTGATACATCGTCCAGGTTTCGACGAGTTGGTCAAATACCGTGAAGAGGGAGTAGCCTCCGAATGTTTTCCAGATTCGTTTACGGGTATTTGGTCGGCCTGGATATTGCTGCCGCACCTTTATCACCCACCAGAGTAGCAAGTGCCAGAGAAACGTGGTAGAAATGAGTCCCCATACGACTGTGAGAGCAACTAGCTGTTCATCGTACCCATAAGCCGCAATCGTAAGCAGTACAAACGGCAATACGGCCACCGGAATACCAATCAGGCGTACCCAGCGGTCGTTAAGTGCGTCGAACGAAAGCGCAGAGAGAGGAACGTTCATAGACGAAAATTACGACATTTTCGGGAACGATTATAGGGTAATCGGTAGGTATGTCCCTCAAAAGTCTACCTGGTATAACATTTCCAGCTGTCGCTCATTCAGTTTGGCGGGTAAGAGTCGAAACAGACCATTTCGTACCATCATAAGGAATTTATTCTCAACCTGTGCTACCGTACCAATTCGTCGGGAGGTTTTACTAATTATGTGGGTACGTTTTAACCGTCGTTGTTCAAACCGTTTAAATGCGTCTGGTACAGTACCCCCCTTTGCCAGCTCATCTGCCAGTACAACTGCATCTTCAATAGCCTGACAGGCCCCCTGACCCAGATTAGGCGTGGTGGCGTGGGCCGCATCACCCAACAAGACTACCTTATCGAAGGCATAGCGCGCCAGTGGTTTAAGGTCGCAGATGTCATTCCAGATCAATGCGTTGTCGGGTGTGCGGGCGATCACATCCGGGATTGGCGAATGATAGCTGTCGAACTGCCTGAGCAGATCGTTGGGTGTACGGGCACGCATTCGGGAATCGTTTGCCGGGGCATTCTGTGTGGCAAACCAGTACAGTTGATTAGTAGCCAATGGTACTACGCCAACGCGCCCAGCTGTGCCCCAGGTTTCCGATGCTTCCGACAAATTCAGCCCTGTGGCATCAACCACCGCTCGCCAGCAGGTATAGCCTGCATACCGTGCTTTGGAGTCGGGCATCAGTTGCTGACGGATGGGCGAGTGGATGCCATCGGCCACCAGTAAGTAGTCAGCTTCATGCGTAGTGTCATCATCGAATTGAATAATAACTTTATCCGGTTGCTGGTTTATCTGTATACCGCGCTTACCCATGTGCACAACTCCGTTATCGAGTTGATGCAGAAGCACCTGATGCAGGGCGGCCCGGTGAATACTAAAATTGTCGAGACCATATTTCTGACTGATTACCCGACTATCTGTGCGGGTAACAACGCGTCCATGCTGGTCATAAATGGTAAACGCATCGAGAAGCCGCCCTGCCTGAACCACCTCATCAGCAATACCTAGTCGCTGAAAGGCTTTGATCGCATTGGCTGCTAAAGCCAGTCCGGCACCCAGTGGTTTACTAACTGGAGCAGCTTCAAAAACGCTGGCACGAATGCCAATTTTTTGTAGAGCCAGCGCCGTTGTCAATCCTACGATACCCCCTCCAAGAATGGTGAACGATGTTGATGGCTTAGTCATAATGGAAAAACGGTTACCTGGGACAAGAGATTAGGCGAGTTAGCAAGTCAAAATTGGCAGAAAATGAAACGAGTGCTCTGGATAAGTAGGACGAAACCGCATTTCTTTGGGTTGAAACACCTATAGTTGGTGGAGTGGCGAAGTAAGACTAGTAAGTGAATGTTGCTAATGAGCGGTTTCCGTGTGTAAATAACTTTATGCTTCTACTCCGTGTTCTCCCTGAAACTAGTTGTTATATGCCGCTCGTTGCCCCCACAACCATTCAAAAAGTAGCTGGCGAAAGCCTGACCGAAGCCCCTGATCTGCTGGCCGTTGAGGAACCTCTCGAAATTCGACTCGGGTTTGGTCCAATGAGTAATCGCCAGCAGAAACCCGTATCGGTTACCATGCGGACGCCGGGTAACGATGAAGAACTGGCCATGGGGTTTCTGTTCACGGAAGGTATTATTCACCAACCTTCCGATATTGTTTCATGCCGACATTGTGTACAGGACGCTCATAAAGAAGGCAACGTGCTGCGGGTTGAACTTCATCCTGACATACTCGTTGACTGGGCACGACTGGAACGGAACACCTTTACCTCATCGAGTTGCGGGTTGTGCGGCAAAGCGACGATTGAGGCTGTCAGTGTACTTACGCCCGGCCCAGTTGCGTCGGATGTTGTAGTGACCTCGTCTGTACTCCATTCGTTGTCGGAGCGCGTTCGGGAAACCCAGCTGGCCTTTGCCTACACAGGTGGTATTCATGCAGCCGCCTTGTTTGATGCCGATGGAAAGCTACTATTGGTTCGTGAGGACATTGGCCGACACAATGCACTGGATAAACTCATTGGAGCTGCCTTCTGGCAAAATTGGTTGCCACTCAGTCAGTACGGTATTTTTCTGAGTGGTCGGATTGGCGTTGAACTCGTCCAGAAAAGCTGGATGGCGGGTGTACCGATTCTGGCCGCTGTGGGTGCCCCGTCGAGCCTGGCCGTACAAATGGCGCAGGAAGCCCAAATCACGCTGGCCGGTTTTGTGCGGAACGAACGATTTAACCTCTACAGTGAGCCGGGCCGGATTCGGGTACTGCAAACGGTTTAAACTGGTACTTGTATCCTGTTACGTTAGGCGTAGTCTGAGACTATGCTCAACAATCCTAATGAGTTACATGATTAGGCACTCGTATCCTCAGCGCTCCGGGCCGAATATCAGCTTTTAATGTAGTAACCTGGCCCCGGTATTCGCCATCCACCTGGAAATAGGCTTTTCGCTTCGTTTCAATACTGACCGATGTAGTCGAAATAATCTCAATTTTCTTCGGGTCGAAGGGCTGGAACCGCCAGAATAGTTTCAGAATCTCCCAGATCGATAAGCGCCGGAAAATAACTACTTCAAATTTTCCGTCTCCCAGATCACCATCAG
Coding sequences:
- a CDS encoding FAD-dependent monooxygenase, yielding MTKPSTSFTILGGGIVGLTTALALQKIGIRASVFEAAPVSKPLGAGLALAANAIKAFQRLGIADEVVQAGRLLDAFTIYDQHGRVVTRTDSRVISQKYGLDNFSIHRAALHQVLLHQLDNGVVHMGKRGIQINQQPDKVIIQFDDDTTHEADYLLVADGIHSPIRQQLMPDSKARYAGYTCWRAVVDATGLNLSEASETWGTAGRVGVVPLATNQLYWFATQNAPANDSRMRARTPNDLLRQFDSYHSPIPDVIARTPDNALIWNDICDLKPLARYAFDKVVLLGDAAHATTPNLGQGACQAIEDAVVLADELAKGGTVPDAFKRFEQRRLKRTHIISKTSRRIGTVAQVENKFLMMVRNGLFRLLPAKLNERQLEMLYQVDF
- the fdhD gene encoding formate dehydrogenase accessory sulfurtransferase FdhD, producing MPLVAPTTIQKVAGESLTEAPDLLAVEEPLEIRLGFGPMSNRQQKPVSVTMRTPGNDEELAMGFLFTEGIIHQPSDIVSCRHCVQDAHKEGNVLRVELHPDILVDWARLERNTFTSSSCGLCGKATIEAVSVLTPGPVASDVVVTSSVLHSLSERVRETQLAFAYTGGIHAAALFDADGKLLLVREDIGRHNALDKLIGAAFWQNWLPLSQYGIFLSGRIGVELVQKSWMAGVPILAAVGAPSSLAVQMAQEAQITLAGFVRNERFNLYSEPGRIRVLQTV